A region of the Arenibacter antarcticus genome:
TTTAAAATCACCTTCCGCTGTTTTTTAGTAGCGGTATTATCTAAATGTGCTATTGGGTACCCGCCCGCTCTAAAAGTTTCATAAACGTGTAGGGAGGTATTGATACCGTTGTTGAAGATCAGGGTTTTCTTTCCTTTGGAATGCCTTTCATAAGCTTCGAGGAGCTTCCCAAGCATTTGACTATTGTTGTAAAGGTCTTCGGATGATTTTACCGTATAATCTCCGTTAGAACCAACTTCCAAGGAGGTTAGCCCCATGTTATAGGAAAAGAATTCCGCTTTGGCCAAGAACTCATTTTCTATTAGGGATTCTATGGTTTCCCCAACAATCAATTCGTCATAATTGTCCTTCATCGGCAAATCCTTGTTAGAGCTCAAGGGAGTTGCCGTTACTCCTAAAATAAAGGAATTCTCAAAAAATTTAAACAGCTTGGTAAAGGAGTTGTAGTGGGCTTCATCAATAATAACAAGTCCAACGTCTGAGATATCTAACTTATCGTCTTGCAGTCTATTGTTTAGGGTCTCTACCATGGCGACAAAACAACTATATTGTTCTTGGTCGTCCAGATTAGCCTTACTATCTACAATCTTATTGGTGACCCCAAAACTATCAAGCATATTTGAGGTTTGCCTACATAGTTCTACCCGGTGTGTCATTATTAACACCTTCTTTTGATGGTGTTTTAGATATTGCCTAACAATTTCAGAAAAAATAACCGTTTTTCCTCCTCCAGTCGGTAATTGGTATAAAAGATGGTAATCGTCAGGAGCAGTTTCAAATTTATCAAAAATTTTATCTATCGCCCCTTTTTGATAACTGTAAAGCTCTTTATCCGTTTTTTTGTCCACAATGGCATTTGCAATCAAGGTCTCCGACATAATATCCTTATCTAAATTTAGGACTGCAAAATTACACCCTTTCATGGGTGTTTAACGAATATTATCCAAAAAATTATAACCTGACCCTCTTAAAAAATCCAAAAACCAGCTACAATCCCTAGTTTCTGGCCAGTTTTCTAAGGGTGGCCCATTGTTTTAACATGTCCCTAGAATCTGTTGCGGGATAACCCAGAACGGTTTTGCCTGGCAATACGTCGCTCATAACCCCTGATCCAGCACCCACAATTGCACCTGAATTAATAGTGGTGTGATCTTTTATGGAAGCACTGCCCCCAATTATTACTCCATCTCCCAAGGTTACCGAACCAGCAAGTCCACTATGTCCTGCCATAATACAGGATCTACCTAAAATACAATTGTGCGCAATTTGCACTAAATTGTCTATTTTACATCCGTCTCCCAATATGGTGGAGCTAAATTTTCCTCTGTCTACACAGGAGTTAGCTCCAATCTCTACATAATTCCCAATGATTACATTCCCGATCTGTGGTATTTTTACCAATCCCCTACCATCCTCACTTGGCCTATAACCAAAACCATCTGCTCCAATACTTACGTTGATATGAAAAATACAATGTGCCCCAATAACACTTCGTTCGCGAATAACGGTTCCTGACCAAACTATAGTATGGTTCCCTATGGTTGTATCATCAAAAACGGAAACATTGGGGTATAGAATTACTCCATCCCCCAATACTACATTTTTACCCACATAGCATCCTGCCCCAATTTTACATCCCTTGCCCATTACTACAGTATGGTGTACAGTGGCATTAGGATGGATTTCCTCTTCCATATATGGACCATCGGGTTCAAAGGCTTCTAATAATTTTGCCATGGCTAGGTCTGGGTTTCCCACCTTTATAAACGCGCGGTCCGCCCCAGGCGAAATAGGAATATTATAGTTCACTATAGCTACACTGGCTTTAGAAGTATCCCATAACCGCACGTACTTTGAACTGCTAATAAAGGTGATCTGTTGACTTTGGGCACGTTCCAATTGCTCGGCTCCTATTATTGGCTTTGTATACTCCCCTTGAAGCTCCCCTCCCAAAATTTGGCAGATTTCTTCTACACTATATGTTTTCATGGATTAAAATGTTATCGAATATTGACTGTTACTCAATATGAATTTTTTAAATATAGTACTAAATATTAATACCTTAATATCTAAATGTGAAATACGGCAATTTATTGTACAGAAATATAAAAAATTTAAGCTGGAAGAGAAAGGAGTGTGAAAATGAAAATATATTCAATTTAACTTCAATCAATAATAAATAGTGATGAGGAGATATTTTGTTACCTCCCATTTTTTTACCTACAGGTGAAAATGTGCTGCTACTTATTAAGTTTCCTAATGGACTTCACGTACAGTTTCTCAACTTTTTCCCTTGCCCACGGTGTCCGCCTTAAAAAAGCAAGACTGGATTTGATGGATGGATCGTGATTAAAACACCGAATATTTATTTTGATTCCCATCTCTTCCCAACCATAGACATCTACCAGATATTCTAGGATATTGGCCAATGTTATTCCGTGTAATGGATCCTTATCGCCGCTCATTTTAAATATACTGTTATATTGGGTTGATTCTTAAAAGAAAAAATGACTATTTTCTTTTATTATTCTTCTTCAAGAAGTTCTTATCTCCCCTAGTTATTGGTTTTTTATATTTTTTGGCTATAATACGTTTGTAAGATCCACCTTGGTTTTCCTTTTTATTTTTTTCCGATTTTTCATGGAAAGCACTCCCTCCTTCATCCGCGTTTATAGCTCTATTCAAGTTGTTGAGCTCGGTGTTTTTTGGGCGTTCTTCGGGTGCAAGCTCTTCAGATATTTCAACTTCCTTAGGGAAATCGATCAGTGGGATGGAATAATCCATCAACGCTTCAATAGTTGACTTAAATTCCTCTTCCTTTTCGGTAAATAACAAAATAGAATTTCCCTTTTGTTTTGCCCTTCCCGTTCTTCCGATTCGGTGAATATAATTTTCAGGATAAGCGGGTGTGTCAAAATTGATGACATGGGTGATTTTTTCCAAATCCAAACCTCTGGCCATGATATCCGTTGAAATAAGAATTCTATTTTTCCCGGCATCAAACTGGTTTATGGAGCGCAATCTATAATTTTGAGTCTTATTGGAATGGATAACGGCAATTTCTGGTCCATATACCGTTTTCATAGCTTCAAACAATCTGTCTGCACTTTTTTTGTTGGAAACAAAAATCAACACCTTGCTATAGAGCGTCTTATCCTTTAAGATATAGAGTAATAAGTTTACCTTGGTATAAAAATTTTCTACCGAATAACAAGTTTGTTCAATATTAGACAATGGAGTACCACTTACCGCGATAGATACCTTTACGGGCGATATAAAGAAATCCTCTATCAGTTTAGCAACCTCCTCCGTCATAGTGGCAGAGAACATAATATGTTGTCTTTTAGGGGGAATCAATTCCAGAATATTGGTAATCTGAAACCGGAAACCAAGATCTAACATCACGTCTACCTCATCTATAATCAGTTTTTTAATATCCTTAAGCTTAACCGTTCGGTCTAAACAAAGATCATACAACCTGCCGGGAGTGGCTACCAAAATATCACAGCCTTGTGCAACTGCTTGTCGTTGGGTGTTAATATTTGCCCCACCGTAAATTCCACATACCCTAACACTTGTATATTTTGAGAATGCTTCTATATTTTCTGCCACCTGTACCACTAGCTCCCTAGTGGGAACTAAAATTAATACACGCGGACTTACTTGTTTGGAAAATTTTAGTTGCTGTAACACTGGCAAAGTATATGCCAGGGTCTTTCCGGTACCCGTCTGTGCTATTCCCACCATATCCTTCCCAGACATGATTACCGAAAAAGATTTTTCCTGAATCGGGGTTGGGAGGGTAAAGCCTAGATCCTGAATTCCGTAAATTAATTGTTTTGATAGATTTAAATCCTCAAAAGTGCTCATTCTTATAATTTTGGCCAAAGGTAACCCTAAATTTACCCACATTATTCTTCTGAGATCAATAATCTGTAGGGATGAAGTATTTTTTTTGTCAATATTCCAAATTTCAACCCCTAGGATTACTCCAAAACTCAGGTTAAAAAGGGAAAGGACTGGAATAATTGAAATATTAGAGAAAAGTTAGCTAAATTGTAGTAAGAATCCTAAAACACAGAATGATATGTGCCATAAATATCAATGTCATATTGTTCCTCCCTATATCTTGGAGCAACTGGCCAAACAGGGCAGTAATAGTTGTAAGCGTACGCTGTTGGAGACCCAACGCATAGCGCAAAGCAGGAATATTGCTATTCATAATTTACTTCAACGCAATGACAAGGAAGGTAATGGTGAACGGATTGTATATGATTGTTTAAACGAATACAGACAAAAAGTACAAGTTGCCCGAAGTGAGGGCCAGGACAAGGTAAAGGATATGGCAACCAACCAAGCCTATGATCATTCCGGCTTTGTTAGAGAATATTTTATAGATACCTTTCAATTGAACTCCTTGGACGGAAAGGGCATGCCCATAGTATCTAACGTACATTATGGCATTGGGTATAACAATGCCTTTTGGGATGGGGATGAGATAACTTACGGAGATGGGGATGGCGGACAATTTTCAAACTTTTCCGCAGCCATAGATGTTGTTGCCCATGAACTTACCCATGGTATTACCCAATTCTTGGGGAATTTGGAGTACAAAGGTCAGTCAGGAGCATTGAACGAACATTTTTCTGATGTTTTTGCTACCATCATAAAACAGAAGTATTTGGTTCAGGATATTGGGGAGGCCGATTGGCTTATTGGGGACACCATTGTAGGTAAGGAATTTCCCGGAAAGGCCATTCGTTCTATGAAAGCTCCTGGTAGCGCCAACGAATTTGACAGCCAGCCAGATCATATGGATCAATATTATTCTGGAGCTTCAGATAACTATGGTGTTCATATCAACTCTGGAAT
Encoded here:
- a CDS encoding DEAD/DEAH box helicase; this translates as MSETLIANAIVDKKTDKELYSYQKGAIDKIFDKFETAPDDYHLLYQLPTGGGKTVIFSEIVRQYLKHHQKKVLIMTHRVELCRQTSNMLDSFGVTNKIVDSKANLDDQEQYSCFVAMVETLNNRLQDDKLDISDVGLVIIDEAHYNSFTKLFKFFENSFILGVTATPLSSNKDLPMKDNYDELIVGETIESLIENEFLAKAEFFSYNMGLTSLEVGSNGDYTVKSSEDLYNNSQMLGKLLEAYERHSKGKKTLIFNNGINTSLHVYETFRAGGYPIAHLDNTATKKQRKVILKWFKMTPNAILTSVSILTTGFDEPTIDTIILNRATKSLTLYYQMIGRGSRILNNKPTFSVIDLGNNYHRFGPWGADLDWQTIFKSPNFYADRIINDEDLESTFKWEMPELLRAEFSKTEDVYFDIKETYVNSVNSGESSKVVLERSIEQHARICVENSEDVYDALALSKLLGPDIDDRIQRYAKCISKSTFNFLKWLNDDYHKKLNTYIRQNFDAIFEDIHGYPPED
- the lpxD gene encoding UDP-3-O-(3-hydroxymyristoyl)glucosamine N-acyltransferase → MKTYSVEEICQILGGELQGEYTKPIIGAEQLERAQSQQITFISSSKYVRLWDTSKASVAIVNYNIPISPGADRAFIKVGNPDLAMAKLLEAFEPDGPYMEEEIHPNATVHHTVVMGKGCKIGAGCYVGKNVVLGDGVILYPNVSVFDDTTIGNHTIVWSGTVIRERSVIGAHCIFHINVSIGADGFGYRPSEDGRGLVKIPQIGNVIIGNYVEIGANSCVDRGKFSSTILGDGCKIDNLVQIAHNCILGRSCIMAGHSGLAGSVTLGDGVIIGGSASIKDHTTINSGAIVGAGSGVMSDVLPGKTVLGYPATDSRDMLKQWATLRKLARN
- a CDS encoding VF530 family DNA-binding protein, which translates into the protein MSGDKDPLHGITLANILEYLVDVYGWEEMGIKINIRCFNHDPSIKSSLAFLRRTPWAREKVEKLYVKSIRKLNK
- a CDS encoding DEAD/DEAH box helicase, whose product is MSTFEDLNLSKQLIYGIQDLGFTLPTPIQEKSFSVIMSGKDMVGIAQTGTGKTLAYTLPVLQQLKFSKQVSPRVLILVPTRELVVQVAENIEAFSKYTSVRVCGIYGGANINTQRQAVAQGCDILVATPGRLYDLCLDRTVKLKDIKKLIIDEVDVMLDLGFRFQITNILELIPPKRQHIMFSATMTEEVAKLIEDFFISPVKVSIAVSGTPLSNIEQTCYSVENFYTKVNLLLYILKDKTLYSKVLIFVSNKKSADRLFEAMKTVYGPEIAVIHSNKTQNYRLRSINQFDAGKNRILISTDIMARGLDLEKITHVINFDTPAYPENYIHRIGRTGRAKQKGNSILLFTEKEEEFKSTIEALMDYSIPLIDFPKEVEISEELAPEERPKNTELNNLNRAINADEGGSAFHEKSEKNKKENQGGSYKRIIAKKYKKPITRGDKNFLKKNNKRK
- a CDS encoding M4 family metallopeptidase encodes the protein MCHKYQCHIVPPYILEQLAKQGSNSCKRTLLETQRIAQSRNIAIHNLLQRNDKEGNGERIVYDCLNEYRQKVQVARSEGQDKVKDMATNQAYDHSGFVREYFIDTFQLNSLDGKGMPIVSNVHYGIGYNNAFWDGDEITYGDGDGGQFSNFSAAIDVVAHELTHGITQFLGNLEYKGQSGALNEHFSDVFATIIKQKYLVQDIGEADWLIGDTIVGKEFPGKAIRSMKAPGSANEFDSQPDHMDQYYSGASDNYGVHINSGIPNKVFYLSCMAIGIEDCALIWFHTLTQLWRTANFNDMLEVITRVTKELIKENKVSSTADIAIEESFSAVGIKNLFV